ATGGCAATAACCGACGGGAGGGACGCAACGTCCGCCTCGCGGGTACGGCGGGTGACAGCGACACTCATGCCTGAATCCCGGTTTCCCGTTCCAGAGTCCGATGGATACTCCGTCTATTCAGCATTGCTGTCTGTCCTATCGGATGTTGACGCCGAGATTAGCACGAGCGTACACGACTCACCGATGGGAAGCCTCCACTGTAGCGGATTACAAGGCCCATTCGGCGAAAGCAATAGATCTCACCACAAGACGCTACTCCCTGGCAAGACCTACGACCTGTCGCTCGGGATCGTCCACCCCGACGACACCGACGTCTTCCAAGCGCTCGTGAACGCGCTTGTGCTTGAAGGTGAGTCTATCGAACTAAGCCATGGTGAATTGCGAGTGGAGCGCTTCGAAAGTGAGAACACGACACACGCAGATATCCTCGAGGAAGCAGCTGGCGTCAGCGATCCCAGACTTGAGTTTGACTTCCGGACAGCAACCTGCATTAAGGAAGCAGGGTCGGTCACGACGATGTTCCCAACGAGACAAGCCGTTTTCTCGAGTCTTCTAGGGAAATGGAACCGAACAGCGCCCGACGATCTGGAAGTCGATATCGACCGGGAGACGATTTCGTCATCCGTAATCGAGAAACCAGATGACTCGAGTTATGAAACTCACAGCGTGGTTGTGAGCCGGTTCGAAAATAACGATGGGCACAAGAGAATGAAAAAGGCACAGGGGTTCTCGGGACACTGCACATACGAGTTCAAGAACGCGAGCGACAGTGTCCAAAACGCTATGACGGCACTCGCATTGTTCGGGGAGTACAGTGGGGTAGGGAGTGCTGTGGCTCGAGGGTGTGGGAATGTCAATGTCCAGGTGTTGAGTGAATGAGTGATAGTTCAGACAATGAACAAAGAGAGATTGATGACTTTAGCTATGCTGCTGAAGAAGAGGACCAGCCACATACAAATGAGAAGTCACAATCAGGTATTGCATCCCTTCCAGAAGAGGTAATTGCAAATCCTGACGAGGCATTTGCTCCCGATGAGACATTATCTGACGAACAGGCAGCACTAAACGAGGTCTTCAAGGAGTATCTTTCCGAGATTGATGGAAAACTTATCGAGGCCGGTTGGCTATACCTCCCGAATAAGAGCACCGAGTACGGGAAGGTCGACCAATCGATGCTCAATCACACCCGAAATCTCGTTTTCTTCCTCCACCGGCTCGCGACTCAGGCAGAACCGGCCGGCCTCAGACCAATATCTCCAAAAGAGTTGCGTCACCTCATCGCTCTTGCAGTCATTCATGACTATCACAAACTCCGTGATGAAGATGAGAATCGATCAGAGCGATTCAACATTACAATCGCAGAATTAGAGCCTTTCATTGACGAACTCTCTCTCAAGGAGTTCAGTACCGAGCCTTCAGAAGAGAATTCAGCACTCGAGATGCAGGACTTTCGCTCCTGTGCTGTGGATCATCACGCGACCAACAATGCGAAATCGACGAACGTGACTCTTCGATGGGAAGAATATCGGCCATTCATCCGGTTAGCAGATGGAATGGCGTCTTCGACCACGCCAGAAGAGGCGGCGAACGAAAGAGCACAAAAACAGTTTCAAGAATGCTTCCCAGGCGCGGGCGTTGAACTGGCTCATCACCGAATCGATCACGTAAGTGGCATTTTCACGAATCTACTTAATGCTGCAGTTGATGAGCTCCTTGAAGAAAAGTATGATCACACGCTTCTCACTATCTATCAGGATGGGTGTGTGTATCTTGCGCCGCAAAATTCATGCCCTGAACTCACTGAAAACTTTGTAGATGCAGTTTATAAGCGATTGAGCGATAACATCAGTGATTCACATCCTACATACAGTAATACAGATCTTCTTGCAGAAGACATTGCGACGGTAAATCTCGGACATTATAGCCTAAACCCCTCTCAGTTCTTTTATGCTGGTTCTCAACGAGTAACACAGGCGATTATAAAAAAGGGAGTTAATGATGGCTCTATTGAAGAAGGGCCGACTGATTCGGCTCTGGAGTCGATGGAATTGTTGGAGGATGATCTTGGTAGAGAGTTATACAAAACAAGCCAGTTGTATGGGATAGCACGGTTTGTAAGCACTATCCGCAGAGGAATTCTTCCAACATTCCTTGATGATTCTGGGATGAAGTCTGAGGAGGGATTACGTGCGACCGGTTACGTCCTCAATCTTCCAGAGGATGTTGCAGAAGAACTCATTTCACTTCCACCTGATGTCAAAGATCGGCTGGTAAGCGGTAATAAATGGGAATTCTCATACGTCTTCGGACAAGCATTGCTCAAGAAACACGGCCAGGGAATAAAAATTAGTGAAGCGGAATCGGAGCTAATTCAAGATATTGAGAACGGCCTTGATTCGCTTGCAGATGAGTCGAACTGGATGGAAATTCTTCGAGAAAATCATTCTGGAGGATACCGCTCAGAGGTGGTATCGTTCATCCAGAAACATCTCCGAATAGGTAATGGATTACAAGGGGAAGCGGGCGCACTTACAGACACTTTCCATCAGTATGCAGAAACCTCTCGTCGTGGACGGATTTGCTCACTTTGTTCTGGTGGGCTAAGTAATAGACACAATCTTGGTGATATGCAGCCATCTGATGACGTCACCATGATTCGTGGAGGGTTCACGAACCGGGATCCAGTTGGGAGTGGTAAACGAGATAATCGAGTGGTATGCGTCCCGTGCCAAATTGAACTTTCGCTACGTGGTGCGGCTAGTAACAATCGTTACACTGGCCGACTATTCGTTCACCTCTCCCCAGATTACTTCTACACACCATTTGCATGGCGATTATACAACCGGATAATCAATCAGTTTACCGGCGATAATCGTGTCCGAATTGGTCGGCTCGCCGAGGCGGTTTTCGATATTGAGGAACCAGAGAAGTTCAATCAGGTGTTAGTCGAACTCACTCAAGATGATGGGGGTCGACCAATGATTGATTCGCTCTCCGGCGGGTTCGATCAAGAGGCTCAATATGGCGCACAAGTTGTTGGGTACTTCAAAGAGTTGTACGATGATGACACAGGAAATGATACCGAGTTCCAATTCTTTGGGGCCTTTCTCGCCCTCGCAATCAGTTCTCACACGGGAATGCGAGTATATCTCAGCGCGTCTCCAATCCCGGAGACGCAGTCGCGTGACTTCCGAGAATTCGTAAAGATCGGAGGTGGATTCAGTCAAGTGACCGCGTTCTACGGAGATGATGTTCCACTCTCAGAGTTACAAGGCCGTCTTCGGTCTGCAGCGGCACTAATCAAACTCGGTCACGCCTTGCAGGGAAACTCTCGAAAGGATTCACTATTCGCAAAGTATCTTCGGGTAACTCGCAACGAGTTGCTCCCGGGGTCACATCTGCTCAAACGAGCAGCCCAATCCTCAGATGAGGGGCCGTATATTCCTGCCCTGATGAGGTATGCTGTTACGCTCGATGAGCAAGCCGGCATCAAGCAGCACGGTTCAAATATGAGTGATACACCACACAGCCGCGTCACACAACTCGCTGATTTAGCCTACGATGCAATCCGTCCCGCAAGCGGTCACGGGCGAAAACCCCATCGCGTCGAGCGAGTCTTTCGCGAGAGTGTGAAGGCGGTCTCAAAGACAGGAGAACAGCTTAGCCGAGACGACTACGTGATGCTCGTCTCGGGTCGACTGCAGAAAATGCTTGACCGACAGGCGGGGGACGGCGTTTACCCAGTCAGTACAGAAATGTCGAACGCTGGAACATCATTACAGGAACGCATCGAGAAGTATTCCGAATTCTTCGTCGATGAGATCCTCTATGGTATCGCCAATGGTCGTCCCTCACAGCTGAAACGACTAAAGAATAACCTTGCCGATGGGTTCTTTGGTGCAACGCTCAGGGCAGAAACGAGATTCTACGAAGAGCGTGACCAAGAGACCGAGACCAACGACGCGGACACGGAGATGGAGTAACCAATGCTACCAGAATCAGTCACTACGGCGCTAGAGAGCGGTACCGTTCCGATCGACGAAATGACGAACACGCCAGGAACCAACTACACAACGATCCTGGTACTCAGAGAACTCGAGAGTCACGCAATCTTCACGACGAACGGCCAAGACGCAGACATCGCGTCACTGTCGGTTGTCAAAGATGACTCGAGTATAGAGTATTCGCCAGGAATAATGTTCATGCGTAAACAAACCGGTAGCGACCGTCGCATGGGCAAGGCCATCCAGCGCGAACTGCTGGATTACGAGGAAGAGGACTCGATGGAGGTAAACAACATGAATCCCCGTTCAGTCGAGTCTGCTCTCTATGGGAGCGCAGCAAGCGGCGATGATGACGTCGATATCGGCGTTACCTCGCGAGTGATGTACGACACAGCGTTTAGCGTTCGAGATGCAAGCGCGTGTATTGACGAGAAGTTCCAGAACGCACCGGGTGAGGATTACGCCAAAGGTTCTCGTTCGACCATCCGTGAGCCGGATTTCTTCGAACCGGGTTCACTCTTCCCGTGTGCAATTACCCTCCGAGACGCCACACCTGCCGAAGTGGCATTTGTCGTAGCGATTACGAAACGAAACAAGCGATACGGTGCAGCAACGACTCGGCTCGGACGCGTCAAAAACCACATCCTTGGCGTGTACACTGGCTCCGAGGAAGGGCCCTCGAACCGAGAACTCACAGCAAACGTCATCAGGTCGTTCGCTACAGAGAGCGATTATACGTTAAGTGACGTCGTTCAGTCACCAGCGCTCGATATTTCGGAGGCAAGCGAGTACGTTCGAGATGCTTACGACGCTGCTTGTACAAAAGGAGTTGCACAGAACCCAGTTGACCAAGCAGTCGTGAACGAACTCATCGGGATGACTGCAGATGACGAACTCGAGGCTATAATGGAAGCTCAGCGCCCGCATTCTGAGGAGTTTATCGATAACGCAATCAAAACTGACGGGGACTGACGGGGCTGTTATGCAGGTTATCGAAGCAACGCTTACGACGCACGGAAAAGTGGGATTCGCCTCACGAGAGGTGGGTCGAATGACCGATACAGACCCTTGTATCCTGAACACAGCGCTGCATTACGCCCTCGGCCTTGCGAGTGGACGATACGTGGACGTGAACCACCAGCCCACCTACATCGAAGATACCGCTGATGTCGTCAATGAAGTGTACGTCACCCCGGCGGCTCCCGCTCGAATCGAACGACAAGGTACAGCTCGTACGGAATATCTCACGACAAATCGGAACGCTCGAAGCGATACATATGCGACGCCAAACTACCCAGCAACTGACGACCCCACAGGTCGTGCTGATAAGAATCTCCCGACGTTCGAGCGTGAGCGGGCGTTAGCACCCGAGAACACGTTCCGTTTCTACGTCTTTCCGTACGGGCAAGACGCGAGCGAAGTAGCTACGCGGCTCCCGTCGTATATTCGGCTCGGGAAGAAGAGAGGAAAGGGACACGTTAGCTATCGAATCGTTGAAGCCGAGCGTCGGTCGGGTACGTTCAGTCTCGGACATCCGCTAAGCGTATACGATCACGACACAACTCCGACTGGTGGTGTCGTGATGAAACAGATGCAACCAACACCGGTCTGGTTCGAAGGGGAGTTTGACACTGACCACTACGCAATTGAACCCCCATACCGGAGCGAATCGAGGATCTGTTACCCAACCGGGGCGAAATTCCTTGCAACAAAACGGGATGATGTCTAATCCCGATCCAGTCACGTTCCAGCTTGCTGGACTTGGACTTCGTACGTATCCGGGTGAGTATCCGGTGGACGGTATCACACCGTACCGACACCAGTGGGCACTCCACGATGCGCTTACAGCCCGTGAGCCCGGGACATTCGTAAACGATGCCCCCACCGGCGGGGGAAAAACGCTCTCCTGGCTCGCACCTGTGATTTCAGAAGGGCTGTCAACAGTCGCAGTCTACCCAACAAACGCCCTCATCGAAGACCAAAAAAGGAATATTTCTGATTTATTGAATGATGTCGATGGTGGAAATGATTGTCAACTATTGGCAGTCACCAGTGAAACACTCCAGAACAAATATGCGGAGCAATTTCCCGAAGCCAGTTCGAACGGGAAACGTCTCTCGTTGCTGCTGAAGCAAGCCTTCTCTAGCCGGAAGACCGTTATCCTTCTCACGAACCCCGACATATTCGTATTGCTCCGACGAGAGATCTACCGTGAACGAATTGGGGAAATTAAGCGATTTGAAGTTGCAGTCGTTGACGAGTTCCATCGGGCAACACGAAAAGAGCGGAATACGATGCTCTTTCTCCTCGACGAGATGTACGATACTAACGAGTCTGTTTGTCGGCTAAATCACCTCGTCTTCCTAAGTGCAACCCCAGAAGTGCGCCTCGAAAAGCAGTTCGAAGAGGCGATGGTTGCACCATATTATCGAGTCGAAGACTTTGGCTGGCGAAATACTCCTCACCCCGCAATCTCAAGGGAGACACCATCAACAATATCGTTTTCACCGGGTGATTTGCCTGCAGACTACCGCGCGGTCTTACCCCCTGTCGATTTATTAATTGAGCCAGCACCGACGTTCGGAACCGCGACAAAAATGCTAGACAACGAGGAAGTGGTGTTGGAACGATTGGCCACCGGCCGGACGGTTATCATGCTCGATGGAGTTCACGAAATTGATCGCGTGTATGATCGCTTATGTCGTACGGATCTCACTCGTGTAGAGCGAATCGACGGATTTCACCGCGAAGGCGTTCGCGAGAAAATCAACACGTTCGACACGTTAGTGAGTAACTCTGCCGTCGAAGTCGGTGTCGACTTCGATACAGATCAGATTGTATTCTCGGGCCACGATGCTGCGAGCTTCTTCCAGCGCCTTGGACGACTTCGTACCCGTTCTGACCGTTCTG
This is a stretch of genomic DNA from Natronolimnobius sp. AArcel1. It encodes these proteins:
- the cas10d gene encoding type I-D CRISPR-associated protein Cas10d/Csc3; the encoded protein is MSDSSDNEQREIDDFSYAAEEEDQPHTNEKSQSGIASLPEEVIANPDEAFAPDETLSDEQAALNEVFKEYLSEIDGKLIEAGWLYLPNKSTEYGKVDQSMLNHTRNLVFFLHRLATQAEPAGLRPISPKELRHLIALAVIHDYHKLRDEDENRSERFNITIAELEPFIDELSLKEFSTEPSEENSALEMQDFRSCAVDHHATNNAKSTNVTLRWEEYRPFIRLADGMASSTTPEEAANERAQKQFQECFPGAGVELAHHRIDHVSGIFTNLLNAAVDELLEEKYDHTLLTIYQDGCVYLAPQNSCPELTENFVDAVYKRLSDNISDSHPTYSNTDLLAEDIATVNLGHYSLNPSQFFYAGSQRVTQAIIKKGVNDGSIEEGPTDSALESMELLEDDLGRELYKTSQLYGIARFVSTIRRGILPTFLDDSGMKSEEGLRATGYVLNLPEDVAEELISLPPDVKDRLVSGNKWEFSYVFGQALLKKHGQGIKISEAESELIQDIENGLDSLADESNWMEILRENHSGGYRSEVVSFIQKHLRIGNGLQGEAGALTDTFHQYAETSRRGRICSLCSGGLSNRHNLGDMQPSDDVTMIRGGFTNRDPVGSGKRDNRVVCVPCQIELSLRGAASNNRYTGRLFVHLSPDYFYTPFAWRLYNRIINQFTGDNRVRIGRLAEAVFDIEEPEKFNQVLVELTQDDGGRPMIDSLSGGFDQEAQYGAQVVGYFKELYDDDTGNDTEFQFFGAFLALAISSHTGMRVYLSASPIPETQSRDFREFVKIGGGFSQVTAFYGDDVPLSELQGRLRSAAALIKLGHALQGNSRKDSLFAKYLRVTRNELLPGSHLLKRAAQSSDEGPYIPALMRYAVTLDEQAGIKQHGSNMSDTPHSRVTQLADLAYDAIRPASGHGRKPHRVERVFRESVKAVSKTGEQLSRDDYVMLVSGRLQKMLDRQAGDGVYPVSTEMSNAGTSLQERIEKYSEFFVDEILYGIANGRPSQLKRLKNNLADGFFGATLRAETRFYEERDQETETNDADTEME
- the cas7d gene encoding type I-D CRISPR-associated protein Cas7/Csc2, which gives rise to MLPESVTTALESGTVPIDEMTNTPGTNYTTILVLRELESHAIFTTNGQDADIASLSVVKDDSSIEYSPGIMFMRKQTGSDRRMGKAIQRELLDYEEEDSMEVNNMNPRSVESALYGSAASGDDDVDIGVTSRVMYDTAFSVRDASACIDEKFQNAPGEDYAKGSRSTIREPDFFEPGSLFPCAITLRDATPAEVAFVVAITKRNKRYGAATTRLGRVKNHILGVYTGSEEGPSNRELTANVIRSFATESDYTLSDVVQSPALDISEASEYVRDAYDAACTKGVAQNPVDQAVVNELIGMTADDELEAIMEAQRPHSEEFIDNAIKTDGD
- the cas6 gene encoding CRISPR system precrRNA processing endoribonuclease RAMP protein Cas6, with translation MAITDGRDATSASRVRRVTATLMPESRFPVPESDGYSVYSALLSVLSDVDAEISTSVHDSPMGSLHCSGLQGPFGESNRSHHKTLLPGKTYDLSLGIVHPDDTDVFQALVNALVLEGESIELSHGELRVERFESENTTHADILEEAAGVSDPRLEFDFRTATCIKEAGSVTTMFPTRQAVFSSLLGKWNRTAPDDLEVDIDRETISSSVIEKPDDSSYETHSVVVSRFENNDGHKRMKKAQGFSGHCTYEFKNASDSVQNAMTALALFGEYSGVGSAVARGCGNVNVQVLSE
- the cas3 gene encoding type I-D CRISPR-associated helicase Cas3' gives rise to the protein MSNPDPVTFQLAGLGLRTYPGEYPVDGITPYRHQWALHDALTAREPGTFVNDAPTGGGKTLSWLAPVISEGLSTVAVYPTNALIEDQKRNISDLLNDVDGGNDCQLLAVTSETLQNKYAEQFPEASSNGKRLSLLLKQAFSSRKTVILLTNPDIFVLLRREIYRERIGEIKRFEVAVVDEFHRATRKERNTMLFLLDEMYDTNESVCRLNHLVFLSATPEVRLEKQFEEAMVAPYYRVEDFGWRNTPHPAISRETPSTISFSPGDLPADYRAVLPPVDLLIEPAPTFGTATKMLDNEEVVLERLATGRTVIMLDGVHEIDRVYDRLCRTDLTRVERIDGFHREGVREKINTFDTLVSNSAVEVGVDFDTDQIVFSGHDAASFFQRLGRLRTRSDRSAAFAYAPPYLFHDLEPLADSLSRQWVNRTEFEKCIKSAYVDSSTPASFDWRYSAVEAYDHVEERVEDAPSDDQLAVRKTGWYRIESHFFNREQEGLSESDLQRIHGVADSELLETLKTYRGESVQTLVYNQRSQTVQTYNLPYLLRHSDISFHTRDDFLTHLPDELIDQVSRLEPYSSGYCIYRGDFQPSEIDSDQAAGRLFTYKATGELYSLLSDHPRDIRTPEVCTGLEVEVTPSVNGVDILKDDLSTDQILCYPLEGHVSQIQNQYSLGSFGFIYPLLYSEGEAAVAFGHDALYLHCRVQDRIQEESSTFDEVLDF
- the cas5d gene encoding type I-D CRISPR-associated protein Cas5/Csc1, with protein sequence MQVIEATLTTHGKVGFASREVGRMTDTDPCILNTALHYALGLASGRYVDVNHQPTYIEDTADVVNEVYVTPAAPARIERQGTARTEYLTTNRNARSDTYATPNYPATDDPTGRADKNLPTFERERALAPENTFRFYVFPYGQDASEVATRLPSYIRLGKKRGKGHVSYRIVEAERRSGTFSLGHPLSVYDHDTTPTGGVVMKQMQPTPVWFEGEFDTDHYAIEPPYRSESRICYPTGAKFLATKRDDV